AGCAAAGGAGAAGCCAGGATATGATCCAATTGACTGGTTAGCATGGATTCCAAGAGATCATCGTATGGATGTTGTGATAGGTCATGGTTCCCGTCTGGGTCGACAGGTTTCATCCATACGAGAATTCCACCCTGACTGCAAGTGGATTCAAGTTGTTCACACAGACCCTGAAGAACTTGGCATGTTTAAGGACTATGATGATTCCACTGTCAGAGGTGAGAAAAAGCACCAGGTTGAGGTTGAACTTTGCAAATTGGCAGATCAAGTTGTGGCTGTTGGACCCAAATTGAATGAAGCCTTTGCCTGCTATTTGTGTTCTTGTGGAAAGGATCAAGATGTCATAAATCTCACCCCAGGAATCTTTTCAGAGTTTGCTAACATAAATCAAGCTGCTAAAGGAGGAGAAACATTTCGTGTTTTAGTCTTTGGACGTGGTGATAGTGAagattttcatgtaaagggATATGACattgctgcacgtgcagttgCTAAGCTGAAAGACGAAGAACACTCTTTCAAACTTGTGTTTGTTGGTGCACCAAATGGAGAAGAGGAGAAAGTGAAGGAAAGATTCCTTAAGGAAGGCATTTTACCCAATCAACTCATCGTGCGCAGGGCAAAGgaaagagaacagcttgttaAGGAGTTTTGTCAAGCTGACCTTGTTATAATGCCCTCAAGAACTGAAGGGTTTGGTCTGGCTGCACTCGAGGCTTTGTCTGCTGGTCTTCCTGTGCTTGTCAGTGGAAATTCAGGTATTGGCAAGGCTTTGAAAAAGGTTCCCTATGGTTCAAATAGTGTGGTTAATTTAGAATTCAATAATGAAGATTCAGAGAAGTGGGCAGAGGCAATTAAGGCAGTTTGCAGAAAGGAAAGGGAAGTACGACTGGAGGAGGCTGTTCTGCTTCGTCAAAACTATGCAAAGACATGCCAGTGGGAAGGGCAATGCAGCACACTTGTAGAGAAGATGTGTGAAATGATCAAAGGTCAGTGTTGTGCTTGTATATGAATTTGTTaaagttttcttattttagtGTTGTTTTGGCTTGTATGGTAATCTTTCTTGCTCAATGAGTGTCTGTGGAGATATTAGTGACACATTGGTTTCCCTTTCATTGCTACTTGCATCTGTGGTCATGATTGGAGATCAAATTAACTGACGGTATCATGCAGATAATCCCTAAGGGACTCCAATATATGAATGCAACATGCAAAACACTAGTGAAATTTAGTGGGTCACTTTTGAATTCACTTCATGCTCTATTTAAAAGCAAGACTGCGTGGGAAGTTATGTTTGTTGTTGATAAGAGTCCTCATTCCTATTGAAAATATAACTAATTAccattgcaaaaatttcactcTATAACTCACaataatagaccactttcaataatttatatcaaaattcagcttggCAGTGAGGCCTAGAGGacacaaataaagaaaactgaatgaatatgtttattcatttcttttgtttgtgtccTCTAAGCCTCACTATCAAGCTGAATTTGAATATATCAAAAGTGGTCTATTATTTCAGAAAAGCCTTTATGGAGTTggacaaacatttcttttgcatGAAACAGTAAAAGTGAGGAATCCGATCCCATTGGCACATTGGCCCACATGTCAGCTGATGCGTTGGTCGACACACCACTGGCTGCCGACACTGCCAACACGTGCTGGTCGACGTGTTGGTGGGATGAGATTCATTACCTTTACCTGGATACTTATGTAAGTGGTGATTGCATGTGTGTTTTCATGGATACTTGTCAGAAAAAGGAGGCTCTTTATTGCAAGAGTTAGTAATTGCTCCACTGCGTTCCAGGCACCTGCTGTTTCCAAGGTCATCCATTTCAATTATTAAGTAGTGCAAGCATATAtctgtttttgtgaattctcTCTTCTTATGGCCGTGTAATGATAAACCAAACTTAGTTCCTTGATTACAGTTAACCTATGTATAACCATGCAAGTAcctcaaataatttattttttgtttatgtaaCATTTCTACAAACGGTGGATATATTgtagttaatttttatttccagtgAAATGAtagttttcctttatttttatgtATGCTAATGTATGgtaatgtacacaaaaacaaaggaaaactaaaatttaactggaaaaaaatgaactaCAACAGATACCAATAGAATCATAGGAGGAGGAAATCGTGGACCAGCTGATAAGCCCTGGTAAAGCCAAATTGAGTTGTTGATGGGAGCTTCATTCATTCAGCAGATTTTGCTATGCATCCACTCTCTTAAGTACTGGTGTCTGAATAAAACTGGTGGCTAAATTTTAAAGAAGGAACTTACATGAGTTGTATTCAATTTTAACATGAACATGATGAGAGGTGTgtgtgaattatttttcaagaGTTGATCATGGTACCAGCTTAGATCAAGGTGCTTCATTGTTGACAAGCAATCGTTTGTCCTCTGCCATGGATTCACAATCCAGAATTAAAGGTGCATATAactggttgttgttgttatttttttgtagtattttttaatgtaattttattttattttttatcggTTATTAGTTGGCCAATGATATACAAAGGGCCAATAATGTTGTTGATTGTAGACATAGAATTAGAGTTAATGTAGTATACTCTGTAGCTCCCATTGATCGTTGGCTTTTTTGTATTGCTACATACTGGAATGCCTGTTCAGATTTTCAGAGATTCTTATAGTTCAGAGATTCTCATAGTTTGCGTAACTTTGTTTCTCAGGCTAGATAGGGTTGACATGTTCACTATAGGCTGAATTATactttctcaatttctttaaTGCAGAAAGTCGTGGAAAAAGACCCCTGCATCCCTTAGTGACCACAACTCCGGAAAGACAGAGACAAAATAGAGACATCCCTGAGAGTAAAGCTTCATTTAAAGCTTATAAAGTGAGAAACGATTTACAAGAATGTTGGTCTCATTAGGTGTTCCTTAATTTTACACCACTTGAGTATTCATTTGATGAGGCATGGTGGTTCAACCCACCTGCCATTGGCaggaaaacgtttttcttaTCTTGGTGATTTTCAATTGCTTGTTTGGATGTGTTCTAGcaagtgaaagaaatgaaatggtaGAAAATTGGCtcatgacatttttttcacttatATGTCCTGGATTAACTTTTATGGTTTTacaagttttctttgaagaaGAGATCTCATTGGCCCATGAGGtgcattaatttaatttacataGAAAGGCTGACTTTATAATGATGACAAGACAGCTAGGTAACAATACagtgaaaggaagaaaattgaCAAGTAACCTTGGGAAATGAAGGGGTGCAGCACGAAACAGCTGGGTTGAACACCTTTTCGTTATGAGCTACTCATGGGGAAATACAACACACAGTTACcctaaaatttaatgtttgtcTCATGCCT
The DNA window shown above is from Acropora palmata chromosome 7, jaAcrPala1.3, whole genome shotgun sequence and carries:
- the LOC141885758 gene encoding D-inositol 3-phosphate glycosyltransferase-like isoform X2, which produces MATRGSSFPGTSGSLSQEATEGCASFISRRKLNVTLLGSEWGSSKGGLSTLNRELAIQLAKNTNVEVSMYLPLCSEEDKRAAADLGVCLLKAKEKPGYDPIDWLAWIPRDHRMDVVIGHGSRLGRQVSSIREFHPDCKWIQVVHTDPEELGMFKDYDDSTVRGEKKHQVEVELCKLADQVVAVGPKLNEAFACYLCSCGKDQDVINLTPGIFSEFANINQAAKGGETFRVLVFGRGDSEDFHVKGYDIAARAVAKLKDEEHSFKLVFVGAPNGEEEKVKERFLKEGILPNQLIVRRAKEREQLVKEFCQADLVIMPSRTEGFGLAALEALSAGLPVLVSGNSGIGKALKKVPYGSNSVVNLEFNNEDSEKWAEAIKAVCRKEREVRLEEAVLLRQNYAKTCQWEGQCSTLVEKMCEMIKEKPLWSWTNISFA
- the LOC141885758 gene encoding D-inositol 3-phosphate glycosyltransferase-like isoform X3, producing MATRGSSFPGTSGSLSQEATEGCASFISRRKLNVTLLGSEWGSSKGGLSTLNRELAIQLAKNTNVEVSMYLPLCSEEDKRAAADLGVCLLKAKEKPGYDPIDWLAWIPRDHRMDVVIGHGSRLGRQVSSIREFHPDCKWIQVVHTDPEELGMFKDYDDSTVRGEKKHQVEVELCKLADQVVAVGPKLNEAFACYLCSCGKDQDVINLTPGIFSEFANINQAAKGGETFRVLVFGRGDSEDFHVKGYDIAARAVAKLKDEEHSFKLVFVGAPNGEEEKVKERFLKEGILPNQLIVRRAKEREQLVKEFCQADLVIMPSRTEGFGLAALEALSAGLPVLVSGNSGIGKALKKVPYGSNSVVNLEFNNEDSEKWAEAIKAVCRKEREVRLEEAVLLRQNYAKTCQWEGQCSTLVEKMCEMIKELIMVPA
- the LOC141885758 gene encoding D-inositol 3-phosphate glycosyltransferase-like isoform X1, coding for MATRGSSFPGTSGSLSQEATEGCASFISRRKLNVTLLGSEWGSSKGGLSTLNRELAIQLAKNTNVEVSMYLPLCSEEDKRAAADLGVCLLKAKEKPGYDPIDWLAWIPRDHRMDVVIGHGSRLGRQVSSIREFHPDCKWIQVVHTDPEELGMFKDYDDSTVRGEKKHQVEVELCKLADQVVAVGPKLNEAFACYLCSCGKDQDVINLTPGIFSEFANINQAAKGGETFRVLVFGRGDSEDFHVKGYDIAARAVAKLKDEEHSFKLVFVGAPNGEEEKVKERFLKEGILPNQLIVRRAKEREQLVKEFCQADLVIMPSRTEGFGLAALEALSAGLPVLVSGNSGIGKALKKVPYGSNSVVNLEFNNEDSEKWAEAIKAVCRKEREVRLEEAVLLRQNYAKTCQWEGQCSTLVEKMCEMIKVKVRNPIPLAHWPTCQLMRWSTHHWLPTLPTRAGRRVGGMRFITFTWILMS